The Passer domesticus isolate bPasDom1 chromosome 28, bPasDom1.hap1, whole genome shotgun sequence nucleotide sequence CACTGCAGGCAggctctggggatggggacaccaaTGCTATGCTGGTTGCACTGGTGCCCACCTCAGGGTGCACCCCAGATGGGCACCTGTTGTAAGGTGCCCCATGCCCTGGTCCCGCAGAGCGCTCCCCGCACCGGCCCatcctgcaggcagggctgcctgcCAACAAGACAGTGGCCCTGGGCAGCAACGTGGAGTTTGTCTGCAAGGTCTACAGCGACCCTCAGCCCCACATCCAGTGGCTGAAGCACATTGAGGTCAACGGCAGCAAGATCGGCCCCGACAACCTGCCCTACGTGCAGATCCTGAAGGTAAAGCCACGCTCTGGGTGCtcccagccacagcccagcttccctgggcctggagcaggagcagggcagccacaagagtcccctggggctgggcaccaCTGGCCTGGGGGAGCTGGAGCCCAGAGCCATCACCAGGCtggtgggcagggagggctgtgtgtgccagctgtgtgctggctctgcagtgccctgagGGCACCCACACGGGGCTGGGTGGGCTGTCCAGGAAATGAACACAgcgctggggctgggagctgagccctggatcaccccagggagagcagctccctCTGCACCCACTCAGCTGGCCACATCCCTCCTGTGGCAGGAGCTCAGACTGGGTTTTGAGGATCCCTTCCAGCCCGTTCTGTGACTCCACGCAGCCATCCCAGCTGGGAAGCAGCGGGAGCAGAGTTacacccccatccctgcctgctccttcctcctgtgaCCCCCCCGTGGGCGTGGGGGGAGCAGCCCCCGCGCTGGCAGAGCGGGTGCCAGCCCTCAGGGCGCTGTGGTTCCCGAGCCCATCCGTGTGACTGCGTGTTGTTGGTCTGTTCCAGCACTCGGGGATTAATAGCTCTGATGCGGAGGTGCTGACCCTGTATAATGTGACAGAGGCGGAGAGCGGGGAGTATGTTTGTAAGGTTTCCAATTATATTGGCGAGGCCAACCAGTCTGCGTGGCTCACAGTCACCAGGCCCCTGGCCACAGGTAACCCGAAGAATGCCTGGCGGTGGAAGACAAAACTCTGGGCTCTCTTGTTTCTGCTGTTTCTGGTGCAACAACCATGGAAAAATACCCGGCAGGgcgctgtgctctgtgtgtgtgtgtgtccctgctgtgtcctgctgtctgtcctgtGTGCTGCCCTCCCCACCACGCAGACACCAGAGCAGCCCAGGTAGCTGCCACCAGTGAACCTGGGTGTCTGAGGGTGCTGCCATCAGGAGAGTCCAGGCACGGTGCTGCatgccctgtgtgtgctgccctcctgctgtcagaacccaggacatccctctgggtgccctggatggcttGTGCCCCTGCTGGGGGCTTGGAgatcctggcaggaagccaaagactcTTGGGATTTCCatcttaacccatggagcaaattaccaaccttgtatgaagaattacaagtcacaaaagtttaagaaGCATAATAGTAGTTGTCTCAGGGTGAAAAGttgaattttgggatttttagaatGAGGGTttggagtcccaagatggaggaatttgggcattcCCTGtcctccttccttctttctagcctccatcttcttggtgatggtggcgtttttagattggtttagagtagaagtagacagtctaacataggtgataggtattgggaaataattgtaaataaagtacacgtAGTTTTTAATATAAAGAGATAGCACTGCCTCAGGGCAGTcttgacagacctgcagagcagacctctgcaggtctgagagaaaatattttagataataGATAATAAATAACCTTGTGAACACGAGCTGAAGAACCCAACGCTTTCTTCAGCCACCAGGCTGGGAAAAAGTGACTCTGAGGTCAACCCAAAGATCCTGCCACCACCCTCTCGtgtctgtcctgtccctgtcagtGAGCCAGCCAGCTGTGCCCGGGTGATTTCTCCATGAGCCCATCGGCAGCATGCTCGGATGGGCAGGACACTCCGTTTGGTGGAGGGTTTAACAGCGTCCCCCTCGCTCCGCCGGGATGAGCGCTCATCCCCAGGGTCTCTCTGGCAGGTCTGCAGTGGTCTCTGTCTGCTCCCCGGGGGTCTGGCAAATGAGACTGGGCTCTCCCTCCTCTCTGGCCTCCTCCCAGAAGATCTCATGTCGTTTGCTTCTCCGTTTTTTTGCTTCCATTTTTCCTTCCAGACGGCTGGCGTTAACACGACAGACAAAGAAATGGAAGTCCTTCACTTAAGGAATGTCTCATTTGAGGATGCTGGGGAGTATACATGTTTGGCGGGTAATTCTATTGGGATCTCCCATCACTCTGCATGGTTGACAGTTCTCGAAGGTATAtactccttttcctttcctccctcctttcCAAAGTATGCATTGTGGTCCGGGAGAGAGCACTTCCCAGCCCTTGTCCCCTGGGTCAGCgtgggtgctgcagggctgccctgcagctggagcagatggGGCAGTgccccccagctctgtgccccccTCCACCCCTGCTGGGGtctgcccctgctctctccCTGGCCCAGGCAATGCATACCTGGAGAACTTAACCAGGGCAGGAcagtcccacagccccaggccaggccaggccaggccagcactgcctgttcagagggacatgggggggttttggggtgctggcagtgctgcccttgcctgccagggcctggcctTGCCCTGtggtgtggggctgtgtgtgcttgccctgtggggatggctgccccGTCCCCATTGATGCTGCTCTCGGTATCAATGCACGGACCAAAGCCTGATAACAGCTGTGGGAAAGCTTTTGGGGTGCTGTGTGCTCGCTGCTTGCCAGCCAAAACTTTCCCAGTTATCAGCCACTGCTTTGTCAGCCGGGTGTGCTCAGAGGTGGGGCAGGAATCTTCAGCTCCCTCTTACAGCTCTCTCTGAGGCTCTGCTCTTTGGGGGTGtcaggctgggggtgcacagggTGCAGTGGCAGCCCCATCCTGCTGGATTCACCAAGCTGGTCATGGCTCCAACACCCCCTCAGCCACcaaggcaggggctgtgggtcccttctcccaccagcccaggctCCCACAGCCGGTCACTGCCACTggagtgctgctggctgctctgctcccagctttcCCAGTCATTACCAGTAATTCCTGGACTCCCAGAGCCCCAGACACCCCATTCCATCGTGCAGGGGTGACCCCACATCCTGAGGGATGAGCTCCCAGGggtgggcagagcacagcagctgggacacagacagggacagcagctgtccccagaggtgcctgtggggccacatccCTGTGGGGTGACTCAGGCCCTGTCCCCCCACTTCATGCCTGTCCCAGTTGATCCAGTTCCACTTGCTTGGCCGTGGGGATGATGAGCTGGGGGCTGCTTGCACGCCTTCCCTGCAAGGGTGGGGGGGCAGCCCCCAGTCCCTGCTGCACCGAGGTCCCCACTGAGCTTGGGGACGAGCCAGGGGCTCCCCAGTGCCACTGCCTGGGGCCTGGCAGGTGCTAACAAACCCCCTGTTCACGCCGAGCCAGCTATTGAAGACACCCCAGCCATGATGACGTCTCCCTTCTACCTGGAGATCATCATCTACTGCATCGGAGCCTTCCTCATCTCCTGCATGGTGGTGACCATCATCATCTACAAGCTGAAGAGCACCACCAAGAAGACAGACTTCAACAGCCAGCTGGCCGTGCACAAGCTGGCCAAGAGCATCCCCCTGCGCAGACAGGTAACAGAAAGTAGAGAGGGGGTTTGTTTGCACCTACTGCctctgctggagcccagcctttcccaggggatGTGGGGGAGGAATGGGAAGAGCCGGGACCATCTCACCCTGCTGCATGTGCCACCTGTGCCCACCTGAGGCACGGGATGGGGACtgtccaggctgtgcctctgATGCAGCACAGTCAGCAGGGTGGGGGGTGTGGTTGTGTTTTGAGGGTCCCagggtgagggaagagatgagaatcttgattCCATGTTTCaaaaggctgatttattatattattatattatattatatgaaaatgctatattaaaactatactaaaaagaatagagagaaaggatctGTCAGAAAGCTTGAAAGGTAAAGAATGGAATAAAATGGATAACAAAAGCTCgtgactctcagagagtccACACAGCTAGACCATGATTAGTCATTAAAACATCTCACATGGAGCAATCAAAGATTCCACAACaacagatagttattgtttacatttctttcctgaggctcctcagcttctcaggagaaaatcctagcaaaaggatttttcataaaatatcataacgACAGGGGGGCTGCACAGCTCCCCCTCGTCCCTCCCTGACGGAGAACCAGGAGGATTTACAACAGTTTAAGGTTTGAGCAGAGCGTGGGACACCCTGAGGGGACGGGAGAGCTCCCAGGCTGTGCATTTTGGGCTACAGCGTGACGGAGATTGATTAAAAGTTCCGCGGAGGGCAGCAGCACCGCGGGGCAGGGCGGGCACGGAGGCTCCCATCACCATCTCCCCCCCGGGGGCAGCCAGGCGCGGGCTGGGCACGGCGTGAAGGTAACCCACGGCCCCCCTGCAGGTGTCGGCCgactccagctcctccatgaACTCGGGCGTGATGCTGGTGCGGCCCTCGCGCCTCTCCTCCAGCGGCACCCCCATGCTGGCCGGCGTCTCCGAGTACGAGCTGCCCGAGGACCCgcgctgggagctgccccggGACAGGTGAGCCCAGCCccggcagctgctgctgggacctgcctgctgccctgctgcatcgGGGTGTTCTCCCTGCAGGCTGATCCTGGGCAAGCCTCTGGGAGAAGGGTGCTTCGGGCAGGTGGTGCTGGCGGAAGCCATCGGCCTGGACAAGGACAAGCCCAACCGCGTGACCAAGGTGGCGGTGAAGATGCTCAAGTGTAAGTGGCAGCAAGAagggtgctgctcctggcatgatgccacagccctggctggggtcTGCGGTGTGCAGCCCGGCCTGGCACCCCCTGAGTGCTGCCTTCCCCACTTTAGCCGACGCCACGGAGAAGGACTTGTCTGACCTCATCTCCGAGATGGAGATGATGAAGATGATTGGCAAGCACAAGAACATCATCAACCTGCTGGGAGCCTGCACGCAGGATGGTGAGGGTGCACGAGTGGGGAGGAGGGGTCCCCTGGGACAGCACCCTGCTCCACGTTGCAGCCTCTCATGCCACCTTCCCCTCAGGACCCCTCTATGTGATTGTGGAATATGCCAGCAAGGGCAACCTCCGGGAGTACCTGCAGGCACGGCGGCCCCCGGGCATGGAGTACTGCTACAACCCCACCCGAGTGCCCGAGGAGCAGCTCTCCTTCAAGGACCTGGTCTCCTGTGCCTACCAGGTGGCACGGGGCATGGAGTACCTGGCCTCCAAGAAGGTGAGGAGCTCCCAGGAGGCTGTGGTGGGGTGGGGAGCCTGGGGCACGcacccttccctccctgcctgtcccGTCGTGGTGCTGAGAGCCCCGTGCTCGGGCAGTGCATCCACAGGGACCTGGCAGCCAGGAATGTGCTGGTGACAGAGGACAACGTGATGAAGATTGCTGACTTTGGGCTGGCCCGTGACATCCACCACATCGATTACTACAAGAAGACAACAAATGTGAGTGGTGTGCCAGGGGTTCTGCGGGGTGGGGAGGCTCCTGTCTGTGCTGGGAATGCCACTGCAGGCATGCAGGGCTCACCCCTGCCCCAGCTTCCCTCACAGCCACGGAGCCACTGTGGGTTTTGTGTCCCAGGGTCGCCTGCCAGTGAAGTGGATGGCCCCCGAGGCTCTCTTTGACAGAATCTACACCCACCAGAGTGACGTGTGAGTAGGGACTGCTGGGGAGCTGCATGGATGGGATTGGCTTTGATTTAATGAAATTACAATTGGTGTCAGCCAACCAAATGTTTTGAATCCAAATTGTGTTTGGTGCTGGGACTCATTTATCCTGCAAAGTGAATCGAAGCTGTGGGTGGTTGTTCCTCCCAGCAAACCAGCCTCTCACCGTACCCAAACTGGGGCCCAGCAGGGTGTCAGCACCCCGGTGCCCCAGCATCTGCCCTGTGTTCCCAGGTGGTCCTTCGgggtgctgctctgggagatTTTCACGCTGGGTGGGTCACCCTACCCCGGTGTGCCTGTTGAGGAGCTCTTCAAGCTGCTGAAGGAAGGTCACAGGATGGACAAGCCCAGCAACTGCACCAACGAGCTGTGAGTGCGGTGCTGGGATGGGGAAAGAGGGGTTTGGAGTCTCTGAGTGCCACTGCTGGGTGCAGAAGGCGGGCTGGGGCATGGAGGGTGGCAGGCAGATGTTTGGAGTTACAGTGGCAGCagttcccatccctggagaaCCAGGTGTGCAGTAAATCAGCATCTTTGGACAGGAGGGAACCCCAGGGTgaccccagcacagggagcagcccagacagtgtccgtgtgtccatgCTCCTCCCTTGGTCCTGAGGGCAGGTGGGAGGGTTTCCCTTCCTGGCACACGGGGGATCACCCTCAGCCCCTGGAGTAGCATCTCACTGGCCGTGGgtccagcctgggcacagggacactgggcaCACACTCCTGGTGCTTCTCTGCTCCCGTGGGCGGGGGTCCCAGCCGCCTGcccctggctgagccctgcctggccctgccctggcaggtaCATGATGATGCGGGATTGCTGGCACGCCGTCCCCTCCCAGAGACCCACCTTCAAGCAGCTGGTGGAAGACCTGGACAGGATCGTGGCCATGACCTCCAACCAGGTAGGAGAGTTGGCACGCGGGTGTGGCACTCCCTGGGGGCTGCCCAGCCCCGTCCTGAGCCCGTGGCTGGGGTTTTGTCCCTCTCAGGAGTACCTGGACCTGTCCATGCCTCTGGATCAGTATTCCCCCGGCTTCCCGGACACGCGCAGCTCCACCTGCTCCTCAGGAGAGGACTCTGTGTTCTCCCACGACCCGCTCCCGGACGAGCCGTGCCTTCCCAAGCTGCCCCCTCAGCACAGCAATGGTGGACTGAAGCGACACTGAGGGTGGCACTGCCATGCTGTGCCGTGCCACGCCGTGCCCGTGGACGCTGCCTGCGCAGCCTGGTTGTGCTGAGCTGTTTGCAGAAAGGGTTCAGAGACATCCGTAGCATCTCACCCAACCAAAACCACCCACCTCCTGCCAGCTTCTCCTGCCGCTCGTGTCAGCTCTCCACAGCCCAAAGGgtttccatggcctttcctcctTTCGTTTTTAAGCCTCTTTTCCCTCAGTTCTGTGAGTCTTCCCACCTGGCTGAGCTGAAATCCTCTCCCGTGGGCAATGCATGGCCAAAGAGCCAGCCGGGCATCCTGGGGTGGCACATGCTGGTCGGGCACAGGGAGCCAGGCTGGTCTGCCACCCGGAGAGCCTGGTGAGCCAGGAACAGCACCTGGCTCATTTTGGCTGCACGAGGAGGGAGCCTTGGCACTCTGGGAGCTTTGGCGTGCCAGGAACCTCTCTGGTGTGCCGGGAGCCTCACTGGTGTGCCAGGAGTCTCACTGGTGTGCCCAGAGCCTCACTGGTGTGCCACAAGCCTCACTGGTGTGCTGGGAACCTCACTGGTGTGCCACAAGCCTCACTGGTGTGCCAGGATTCTCACTGGTGTGCCAGGAGCCTCGTGGTGTGCTGGGAACCTTGTGGTGTGCCCAGAGCCTCACTGGTGTGCCCGGAGCCTCACTGGTGTGCCAGGAGCCTCAGCGTGCCAAGAGCCTCGTGGTGTGGGGCTCCCTCTGTGCCCAGGATGCCCCCaggccacaggagcagcactcTGGGCTTTGCTGAGCCaggcccagcacagccagggcaggagccctGCACTGCTCAGAGGTGACTGAACCCACCTGTGCTAAACCCAGAGTCCCGTGTACATAACgaaaaatatgtataaatatgaatatatatttacatGTCTTTTTAAAAAGGGTTGTTACCAGAGATATACCAGTTTGGTAGGAAGGTACTAGTGGCTGGTAGATATCAGTTgctatataaaaaaaaaaaaaagtcatatattttgctatttttgctgtttttatttttttaaattatgttctAAACCTATTTCAGTTTAGGTCCCTCGATAagaattgctgctgctgcttcagtttTATATGGGGTTGTAttaaacaataataataacGTGTCGATGCCTTTTGGGAACCCGTTGTCATTACGTGCCTGGCCT carries:
- the FGFR1 gene encoding fibroblast growth factor receptor 1 isoform X3, which gives rise to MWTWRCLFLWAVLVAAALSAARPAPTLPEQDALPSAEDDDDEDDSSSEEKEADNTKPNQAIAPYWTYPEKMEKKLHAVPAAKTVKFKCPSSGTPNPTLRWLKNGKEFKPDHRIGGYKVRQATWSIIMDSVVPSDKGNYTCIVENKYGSINHTYQLDVVERSPHRPILQAGLPANKTVALGSNVEFVCKVYSDPQPHIQWLKHIEVNGSKIGPDNLPYVQILKTAGVNTTDKEMEVLHLRNVSFEDAGEYTCLAGNSIGISHHSAWLTVLEAIEDTPAMMTSPFYLEIIIYCIGAFLISCMVVTIIIYKLKSTTKKTDFNSQLAVHKLAKSIPLRRQVTVSADSSSSMNSGVMLVRPSRLSSSGTPMLAGVSEYELPEDPRWELPRDRLILGKPLGEGCFGQVVLAEAIGLDKDKPNRVTKVAVKMLKSDATEKDLSDLISEMEMMKMIGKHKNIINLLGACTQDGPLYVIVEYASKGNLREYLQARRPPGMEYCYNPTRVPEEQLSFKDLVSCAYQVARGMEYLASKKCIHRDLAARNVLVTEDNVMKIADFGLARDIHHIDYYKKTTNGRLPVKWMAPEALFDRIYTHQSDVWSFGVLLWEIFTLGGSPYPGVPVEELFKLLKEGHRMDKPSNCTNELYMMMRDCWHAVPSQRPTFKQLVEDLDRIVAMTSNQEYLDLSMPLDQYSPGFPDTRSSTCSSGEDSVFSHDPLPDEPCLPKLPPQHSNGGLKRH
- the FGFR1 gene encoding fibroblast growth factor receptor 1 isoform X1, yielding MWTWRCLFLWAVLVAAALSAARPAPTLPEQAVPKAKIEVESYSAHPGELLQLRCRLRDDVQSINWVRNGAQLAENNRTRITGDEVELRDVVPQDSGLYACMTNSPSGSETTYFSVNVSDALPSAEDDDDEDDSSSEEKEADNTKPNQAIAPYWTYPEKMEKKLHAVPAAKTVKFKCPSSGTPNPTLRWLKNGKEFKPDHRIGGYKVRQATWSIIMDSVVPSDKGNYTCIVENKYGSINHTYQLDVVERSPHRPILQAGLPANKTVALGSNVEFVCKVYSDPQPHIQWLKHIEVNGSKIGPDNLPYVQILKTAGVNTTDKEMEVLHLRNVSFEDAGEYTCLAGNSIGISHHSAWLTVLEAIEDTPAMMTSPFYLEIIIYCIGAFLISCMVVTIIIYKLKSTTKKTDFNSQLAVHKLAKSIPLRRQVTVSADSSSSMNSGVMLVRPSRLSSSGTPMLAGVSEYELPEDPRWELPRDRLILGKPLGEGCFGQVVLAEAIGLDKDKPNRVTKVAVKMLKSDATEKDLSDLISEMEMMKMIGKHKNIINLLGACTQDGPLYVIVEYASKGNLREYLQARRPPGMEYCYNPTRVPEEQLSFKDLVSCAYQVARGMEYLASKKCIHRDLAARNVLVTEDNVMKIADFGLARDIHHIDYYKKTTNGRLPVKWMAPEALFDRIYTHQSDVWSFGVLLWEIFTLGGSPYPGVPVEELFKLLKEGHRMDKPSNCTNELYMMMRDCWHAVPSQRPTFKQLVEDLDRIVAMTSNQEYLDLSMPLDQYSPGFPDTRSSTCSSGEDSVFSHDPLPDEPCLPKLPPQHSNGGLKRH
- the FGFR1 gene encoding fibroblast growth factor receptor 1 isoform X4, with the protein product MWTWRCLFLWAVLVAAALSAARPAPTLPEQDALPSAEDDDDEDDSSSEEKEADNTKPNQAIAPYWTYPEKMEKKLHAVPAAKTVKFKCPSSGTPNPTLRWLKNGKEFKPDHRIGGYKVRQATWSIIMDSVVPSDKGNYTCIVENKYGSINHTYQLDVVERSPHRPILQAGLPANKTVALGSNVEFVCKVYSDPQPHIQWLKHIEVNGSKIGPDNLPYVQILKTAGVNTTDKEMEVLHLRNVSFEDAGEYTCLAGNSIGISHHSAWLTVLEAIEDTPAMMTSPFYLEIIIYCIGAFLISCMVVTIIIYKLKSTTKKTDFNSQLAVHKLAKSIPLRRQVSADSSSSMNSGVMLVRPSRLSSSGTPMLAGVSEYELPEDPRWELPRDRLILGKPLGEGCFGQVVLAEAIGLDKDKPNRVTKVAVKMLKSDATEKDLSDLISEMEMMKMIGKHKNIINLLGACTQDGPLYVIVEYASKGNLREYLQARRPPGMEYCYNPTRVPEEQLSFKDLVSCAYQVARGMEYLASKKCIHRDLAARNVLVTEDNVMKIADFGLARDIHHIDYYKKTTNGRLPVKWMAPEALFDRIYTHQSDVWSFGVLLWEIFTLGGSPYPGVPVEELFKLLKEGHRMDKPSNCTNELYMMMRDCWHAVPSQRPTFKQLVEDLDRIVAMTSNQEYLDLSMPLDQYSPGFPDTRSSTCSSGEDSVFSHDPLPDEPCLPKLPPQHSNGGLKRH
- the FGFR1 gene encoding fibroblast growth factor receptor 1 isoform X2, with the protein product MWTWRCLFLWAVLVAAALSAARPAPTLPEQAVPKAKIEVESYSAHPGELLQLRCRLRDDVQSINWVRNGAQLAENNRTRITGDEVELRDVVPQDSGLYACMTNSPSGSETTYFSVNVSDALPSAEDDDDEDDSSSEEKEADNTKPNQAIAPYWTYPEKMEKKLHAVPAAKTVKFKCPSSGTPNPTLRWLKNGKEFKPDHRIGGYKVRQATWSIIMDSVVPSDKGNYTCIVENKYGSINHTYQLDVVERSPHRPILQAGLPANKTVALGSNVEFVCKVYSDPQPHIQWLKHIEVNGSKIGPDNLPYVQILKTAGVNTTDKEMEVLHLRNVSFEDAGEYTCLAGNSIGISHHSAWLTVLEAIEDTPAMMTSPFYLEIIIYCIGAFLISCMVVTIIIYKLKSTTKKTDFNSQLAVHKLAKSIPLRRQVSADSSSSMNSGVMLVRPSRLSSSGTPMLAGVSEYELPEDPRWELPRDRLILGKPLGEGCFGQVVLAEAIGLDKDKPNRVTKVAVKMLKSDATEKDLSDLISEMEMMKMIGKHKNIINLLGACTQDGPLYVIVEYASKGNLREYLQARRPPGMEYCYNPTRVPEEQLSFKDLVSCAYQVARGMEYLASKKCIHRDLAARNVLVTEDNVMKIADFGLARDIHHIDYYKKTTNGRLPVKWMAPEALFDRIYTHQSDVWSFGVLLWEIFTLGGSPYPGVPVEELFKLLKEGHRMDKPSNCTNELYMMMRDCWHAVPSQRPTFKQLVEDLDRIVAMTSNQEYLDLSMPLDQYSPGFPDTRSSTCSSGEDSVFSHDPLPDEPCLPKLPPQHSNGGLKRH